Part of the Aquimarina sp. MAR_2010_214 genome is shown below.
TAATCAAAAAAGAAGATTAAATTTGGACTATACAATTGATGCATTTTTAACATAATTAAATAGTCCAGATGTTACGTCCTTGGAAACTTCAAATCAAAATAGACTTTAAGGTTGAAACCCCTATTTATATACAAATAGTCAATGCAATAATCGAAGCCATAAAATCGGGGAAATTACAATACGGCACTGCACTGCCAGGAAGTAGAAAACTTGCTGAATTACTAAATGTAAATCGCAATACTGTTGTTAAGGCATTGGGTATTTTGACCGTTGAAGGTTGGTTGATATCTAAGCAACGTAAAGGAGTTTTTGTAGCAAGTGACATTCCTGAAATAGGTAGTAAAACTAAGGTTTTAAACCCCTCCAAATACTATAAAAAAGAGCAGACACCTCTTGAAATTATTTTTGACGATGGTATCCCTGATAGTAAAATGGCACCAATGGAAGAATTATCCCGAGCCTATAGAAGGGTTTTTAATCAAAAATCCAAATGGAAATTAATGGGGTATTACAATGAATTAGGGACATTGGAATTTCGGGAAGCCATTGCACAAATGTTGAGCTTTAAACGAGGGTTGAATATAGCTACAGATCATGTTGCTATTACTCGTGGAAGCCAAATGGCAATGTACCTTGCTGCACAGGTGCTCTTTAGTAAAGGTGATGCCGTAATTGTAGAAAATCCGGGATATATTCCTGCTTGGAAAGTTTTTGAAAAAGCAGGTGCTACCGTAATTCCTGTACAAACTGATAACGAGGGTATCCGAATAGATGAAATAGAAACTATCTTAAATAACAACCTGAATGTAAAGGCGGTTTTCGTAACACCACATCACCAATACCCAACTACAGTAACCATGAGTTTAGTACGTAGACTGAAACTAATCGATCTTTCTAACACATTTGGTTTTACTATAATAGAAGATGATTATGACCACGAATTTCATTTCGAACAACGTCCAGTATTACCTATTTCGAGCCATAAAGAAATACAAAACTATATCTATATTGGCTCTATGAGTAAAGTGGTGACTCCTGCATTACGTATGGGGTATTTGGTAAGTAATACTGATTTTATAAATAAAATTAGTGATTTACGAAAAATAATAGATGTTCAAGGAGATATTATCATGGAACTTGCTGTATTAGATTTGATACGTTCTGGTGATATTAGAAGGCATTTAAAAAGAGCCACTTCACATTATAGGAAAAAACGAGCCTATTTTAAACAGTTATTAGAAACACACTTAGCAGATAAAGTTACTTTTGAAGTGCCCAAAGGTGGGCTCGCATTTTGGATAAAACCCAATAAAAAAGTGAATAATAAAAAATTTCATGAAAGCCTTTTGAAAAGAAATGTTGATATTATAACCACTAATAACTTCGGTAATAAAAGTAATAAGAATATTAGTGGTCTACGTATAGGGTATGCCTCTTTATCTTCTGAAAAACTTAAAAAAGGTTTGATCGAAATAGGTAAACTCTTATAAAACTGATTAATGTTTTAGTCTTTTCAAAGTTGGATTCTGATTACTCTGGCAATCTTATGATTGGGTAAATTATCTAAAAGATTAAAACCCTTCAATTTCTTCACTGGTCTACTCCTTATTAAAAAAACTGGATCACTTCGATAGAATGAAACCAATCTATATTTGTCACCGAATGAAATCATTACTATTAATAACCCTTACAAACTATTATCCAAAATAGAAGTAAAAAAAACTTTTCAAAAAATGAAAAAAGTTATAAAATCAGTTCTTGGAACTCTCATTTGCATTACAATGTTATGTACAAGTTGTAGCTCAGACGAAAAACTTCCAATACAACCTGAAACAATAGTCCCCGAGACTCCAGAAACACCTGAGACTCCAGAAACAACAGAAACACAAATTATTAATATCCAAATGGGATCTTCTAATGAAATAATAGGAGATATGGATATCCAAGGAAAGTTCTTGTATTTTGCAACAGTCGAGAATATTTATAAATTAGACCTTACTGTTTCTCCAAGTATTCCAGAATTAATAACTAAAGTTGAAGATCCACCGATAGCAGTAACTGCAATCAACAATACATTGTTTTATATTCCTTTCTGGATGTACGAACTTAGATCTATAAACATTAGTAAACCAAATGATAAGCATGTTACAAACAACATCCAGGGCGTAATAGAATCTTCGATAACAAAAAACAAAGATGAACTGTTTTACGTATCAGGAAGATCTACAATGGACCATAAAGCTAGTTTTTATCGAAGAAAAATAAAAAAAGATAGCCCATCTACTCTAATTACAACAATAGAATATGTTATCCCCAAGAATTTGGTCGTTGAAGGCGATTACCTATATTTTACAAATGAAAGGGAAATACTAAAAATAAATCTTACAGAACCTTCACCAAAACCAACGCTTTTATATACAATGTCTGAAGTTAGTGGTTTTTCAGGTATTGATCATATTGATGGGTTAGCTATACATAAAGAGCACCTATACTTCAGTCAAGGATGGAACAAAAATCTTTATCGTTTAAACTTGAAAAACAGTTCTCTTGCTCCAGAAATAATTCTTTCTGATGAAAACTGTTGTGATGATGGTTATGCTAATGGCTATGAGGAGTTAATAGTTAGAGAAAATAAACTGTATATGAGACAAACCAATAGATACAGTTTACTGGTTTTAGATTTATAGTATAACTAGGCACCTAGGAACAGAAAAAGCTTCTGATTTTCATGTATTGTATAAGATGTGTGTCAAAGCCTTAATAAATGATTTAAAATTCTCTTATGTATAGTCATTTTTAAAATTACAGATGGCTACAAAATTTCTAATTACAAAAAAATTAGAAACTTTCATCCCTAATAAAAAAGGATGGATATATGTTTTATAATGATAACCCGTTGTGCATTTGTGAAAAACATTGTAAAAAAAGCGTCAATTCGAGTGGTTTTTCGAAATAGAATGAAGAAAAATTGTATCGAGAATAGCTTTTTTAATTCAAAATTCTATTCTCGATACACATCTTCCTTCGGTCGAAGCACTCCTTTAGACTTGCATAATTATATTTATTGAAATAAAAAAGAGCAGAACTTAAGTACACTAATAACACTCAGAAGGGTAAACTTCATAGTTCGATTTAGACTTAAGTTCTTTCTTTCATCAACAATCTCTAATAGAAATTCGGGATTTTAAGCCCATTATCAAGGAGTCGAGTTATGATGAAAATGCTCTTTTCATTCAGAGAGGTAAAATTATGAAAAGTATTTATTTAGGAATTGACATTAGTAAAAAAACATTAGATATTTGTTTAGTTGATCAGAAATCAGAAGCATTCTTTAAGATTGAAAATAAAATCAAAGCGATTAAAAAACTCTTTAAGCAGATAACTACTTTAGATGCTGAGATCTTTATTGCAATGGAAAATACTGGTCTTTATAATTATAATTTATATGAAGTTTTGAAGGATTATTCATTTAATGTTTATGTGATCGATCCTAAGCACATTAAACGAAGCATCGGTTTAGTTCGTGGTAAGAATGATAAAGTTGATGCTAAGCGCATTGCTACTTTTATTGAAAGGAACTATCAAGATTTTGATTGCTGGAAGCCCACAAGTGAGGCTGTACAAAATATAAAAATACTGATGAGCCAACGTAGACATAAGGTAAAAACTAGACAGGCTATTAAACAACAAAATAAGGAGCTTAAAACAGTTAAAAGGACTAAAATAATAAGTTCCTCAATGAAAATCAATTTAAAAGAAATTGAGCAGATTAATAAACATATAGCGGCTATAGAAAAATTGATTAAAGAGGAGATAGCTAATGATTCTGTTTTGGAAAAGGACATAGAACGTATCAGAACTATACCAGGAATAGGATCAGTTACAGCTTGGACTTTAGCTGTGAAAACTGATGGTTTTGTGCGATTGACTAATCCGAGAAAACTAGCTTGTTTTGCTGGCGTTGTTCCATTCGAACAACAAAGTGGAACAAGTCTAAAGACAAAACCAAGAGTATCAAAAATGGCGGATATGCAACTTAAATCCGTGCTCCAAATGGCAGCTATGAGAGCAGTAAGAATGGATAACGATCTTAAACACTTTTACTTGAGAAAAGTAGAAGAAGGTAAGAACAAAATGAGTGTACTCAATGCTGTTAGAAACAAACTAATACATATCGCAATGGCATTAATAAAAAACAAATCTTTTTATGAAAACCGTTTGGTATTGTCATAGAAATCGAATTGACGAATTTCGAATTAAAAAATCTCAAATGCACAACGGGTTAATGATAATATAATTTTATATATTCTCTCATTATAAAAAATAAAAAGAGGAATGGCTATACATGAGTTAACACTAAATACAACAGAAACATCTATTGAATTAGATAAAATACATTTAAGTGCAAGTAACAAAGAAAAGCTAAACCAGCTACTAAAAGAATTTAGTCATGCGGAAGTATTAAAAAAATATAAGTTAGCTGTAGATCATAAATTACTATTATACGGAGACACAGGTTGCGGAAAAACAACAACCGCTAAAGCCATAGCGCAATCACTCAACAAAAAAATATTAATTCTCAATTTGGGAGGTGTTATAGATTCTCGATTAGGACAAACTGCAAAAAACATTGCAGAAGTTTTTAAAAAAGCGTCACGAGAAAACGCAGTTCTATTTTTAGATGAATTTGATTATATCGGTAAAATTCGAGATTATGACACTAAAGATTCTGGAGAAATGAAAAGACTTGTCAATACTGTGATTCAATTAATTGACCAATTACCTAATAATACATTATTGATTGCAGCTACTAACCATTCTAGTATCATCGATAATGCATTATTAAGACGATTTCAACTCAAACTTGAGTTTGAAATGCCTACTAATAGCGAATTAGATATTTATTATGACACTTTATTAATGCAGTTCCCTAAAGAGTTTAGAGGTTTAGATCGCCAGTATAACTTATCTTATGCAGAAGCAAAAGACATTGCGTTAAGAGCTATTAAGAATAATATCATAGAAGCCGAGGAAGCAAATAATTGATTCACTAAAAAAACAAAACCGTTTAAAATATGATAATGAACTAAAATTTATGGAACATATCGTTAATAATTTAGAAATCATCCATAAAAGAATAAAACATGCCTGTAAAAAAGCAAATAGAACCTCAGAAAATGTTCGTCTATTATTGGCAACAAAAACGGTAGATACCAATAAAATAAAGTTTGCTTTACAACAAGGAGAATCACTTATTGGAGAAAATAAAGTACAAGAATTAAAACAGAAATCTAACGCCTTAAAAGACATACACCCAGAAGTTCATTTCATTGGGCATTTGCAATCCAATAAAATCAAGGAAGTTATTAAGTGGGCTAGTTGTATAGAGTCTATTGATAGGCTTTCTGTCGCTCAAAAACTACAGCAACGCTTAGCTCTAGAAGAAAAAGAAATAGATATCTATATTCAAGTAAACACTTCTTTTGAAGATAGTAAATTTGGGGTTTCCCCAGACCAAACAATTGAATTAACAAAAGAAGTTGCTAAACTTAAAAATATTCATATCAAAGGCTTAATGACCATTGGCTTGCTAAGTTCTGAATCTACCGAAATACGAAAATGCTTTCAGTGTTTAAAACAACTTCAACAAAAAATTAAAACATTACATATTCCGAATGTGGAAATGAATGAATTATCAATGGGAATGAGCGGTGATTTAGAAATTGCTATTGAGGAAGGTGCTACCATTGTTCGAGTAGGAACTGCTATTTTTGGTGAACGAATTTATCCTGATAGTTATTACTGGAATGAAACAAAAAGTGACATTTAACGGCATATAATCCGCAACCAAATTTGCGTCTTTATAGAAGACGGAATACTAAACTGAAATCGCCGTTGAGTTATAACAGAATCGCTTCCGAGTTTCGGAAATTATCAGTTTTTCAGGAAAAATCTAACACCGCATATTTTCTATAATAGAAACATGATTCCAATCTACACCTCTAGCCTATTTATATTTTCACCACACACAGTTCAAAACTCATACCTCACAAAAGCCTCTATGGCAGCATAATCGGCTAACCCTAAGGCATTGTATTTCTGAGCGGTATCCCTATTTCGCTCTTCTGCCCGCATCCAGAATTCTCTTGAATCTTCTCCTTGAAACATTACTCCATCTTTTTGTGATTGATGGCAAAAAATGGCATGTCGTTTTTTTAGCACTTGATCCGGACTCATGGGCACAGCCATTTCAATTTCATGAATACCCCATTCGTGCCATGCACCTCGGTATAACCAAACCCAACAATCTTTCATATACGGCTCTGTTTTTAACTGCTCTAAAGCTGCAAATAAAGCATCTAAACATACTTTATGCGTTCCGTGTGGGTCTGCCAAATCACCTGCCGCATAAATCTGATGTGGTTGTATTTCTTTTATTAGCTTACACATAATGGCAATATCTACTTCTGATAGTTTGTCTTTTTTTATTTTACCTGTTTCATAAAATGGTAAATCTAAAAAATGAACATTACTATCGTTTAATCCCAAATAGCGTGTTGCCGCAAATGATTCACTTCTTCTGATTAGTCCCTTTAATTGTCGTATTTCTATAGTATCGACAATATATTCATTTGCAGTAGACAACGTATCAATAATTTTTTGAGTTACTGTTGAGTCTGAATTCAATTTTTGACTTACTTCTGCAAATTTTAAAGCTTCTTGATTTGATACAGCTATATTGCCTGATGTTTGATAAGCCACATGAACTTCGTGACCTTGCTCAACTAATCTATCAAAAGTTCCTCCCATAGAAATCACATCATCATCGGGATGTGGACTAAAAATAATGACTCTCTTTTTGGCTGGATTTGCTCTCTCGGGCCTATTAGTATCATCTGCATTAGGCTTACCTCCAGGCCATCCCGTAATAGTGTGCTGTAATTTATTAAACATTGTAATATTCAAATCATAAGCAGAACCTTCTTGCGCTAATAACCCAGACATACCATTATCGTTATAATCTTTATCTGTTAAGCTTAATATGCTTTTTTGGGTTAATTCGCATAGCCAGATAATTGCTTTATTCTTTAATGCTTCTGTCCATGCTAATGAACTAACCAACCAAGGTGTTTTATTTCTGGTTAATTCTGATCCTGCCTCGGTATCTAATATAAAAGTTGTGTTTTGGTGGTTTTGAAGGTATGTTGCAGGTACATGAGAAGAAACATCTCCTTCTATAGTTTCTTTGATAATTGTTGCTTTGTGCTGCCCCCATCCTAACAATACAATACGTTTTGCTGCTCTTACTGTAGCAATTCCCATAGTTATAGCTTTTCTAGGAACATTTTCTATACCTAAAAAAGAAGGAGCTGCATCCACCCGGGTGATATGATCCAATGTTATCATTCGTGTACCAGAATTATAATGAGATCCTGGTTCATTAAAACCTATATGACCTGTTCTTCCTATACCTAATAACTGAAAATCTAATCCACCTGCTTCTTTAATTTTCATTTCATAATCAATACAATATTGATAGAGATCATCATTATTTATTTTTCCATCGGGGATATGAACATTTTCGGGAGATATATCAATATGATCAAATAGATGTTCATACATGAAGTAATAATAACTCTGTATATTTTCTATATCCATTGGATAATATTCATCTAAATTGAAGGTTATCACATTTTTAAAACTTAAACCTTCTTCATGATGCATTCTCACTAATTCTTCATATACCTTAATCGGAGAAGAACCAGTAGCTAATCCTAAAACGCATTGTTCATTTTTTTTCGATTTTTCTTTTATAAGATTTGCTATTTCTGTAGCCACTACTACAGAAGCTTCATTCGAATTTTTAAAAATTACGTTATGTATTTTCTCAAATCTTGTTTCTTCAAATTGACCTGCCGGTTTATAATTAATATTCATTTTTCTTCTAATTATTTCAACAATCTTTTTTAAATTCTATTTTATAATATATTAGCTTTAATCTTACCCCATATTTTTATAAGTAAGTACCCCGAAACAATAGCTATTTCAGTCAATATCAGAGCGTAAGTTGTGTATCCATATATCCAATATCCTGTGGCAAACATGATGCTATATATTAATACGCACCCCAATAACATTGCAAGAATACCGAAAGGTACACTCCATCCTTTTGAGGTATTTTTTAAGATAATTTTCTCTTCTTTTGCTTGATCAACTATGTGATTCCACCCAGGACCTCCTGGTTGTGTCTTTTTATAAAAATCACGTAACACTTCTTTACTTTCTGGCTGAGTTACATAAGTAGCTATCAACCAAATAGTAGTGGTTAGAAAAACGACTATCGGAAATTCTGACCAATCTGGAAACACTCCATTTTCTGCATCAAAAAAATAGACACCTGCTGGTGTTAATTTCAATACTAAAGAAATGATTCCTGAAGCAAACATCGCTGTAATTTCACTCCAAGCATTAATACGCCACCAAAACCAACGTAAAATAAATATTAAGCCTGTTCCTGCTCCAAAAACTAATAGTACTTCAAACAACTGTAACGCATTTTGTAAAAGTAATGCTAAAAGTGCACTAAATACCATCAATATTACTGTTGCAATTCTACCTACTGCCACCAATCGTTTCTCTGAAGCATTTGGGTTAATTTGTTGTTTATAGAAATCATAAACAATATAAGAAGACCCCCAATTTAATTGCGTAGAAATGGTACTCATATATGCGGCCACCAAAGAGGCTAATACTAAACCTAATAATCCACTTGGTAATTTGGTTAGCATGGCAGAATAGGCCAAATCATGACCTAGTTTATCTGTTGTTATATTTGGAAAAGCTTCTTGTATACTTGCCAGGTCTGGAAATATCACTAAAGATGCCAACGCTACAATAATCCATGGCCATGGACGTAATGCATAATGAATTATATTAAAAAAGAAGGTTGCTCCTATAGCATGATTTTCATTTTTGGCAGCCAACATTCGTTGTGCGATATAGCCACCGCCACCAGGTTCTGCTCCAGGATACCATGAACTCCACCATTGTACAGCTAATGGTATTATTAGTAAGGTGATTATAGCATGTTTATCATTAAAATCAGGAAGTATCGATAGCTTATCTACCACATGTTCATTTGTAATTAAAGATTTTATACCTCCCACTTCTGGCAAATTAACCAAATAATATGCAGCACCAATGGCACCCCCCATAGCAACAAAAAACAATATAAAATCGGTATAAACCACACCTTTAAAACCACCAATTGCACTAAATGTAACCGTTATCAACCCTGCACTAATTACTGTTTGCCAAGGTTCTAAACCTAACATGATACCTCCTATTTTAATAGCAGCCAAAGTTACCGAAGACATGGTAATAACATTAAAAATAACACCAAGATATATGGCTCTGAATTTTCGTAAAAACTTTGCTGGTTTACCACTATAGCGCAATTCATAAAACTCTAAATCTGTGCTTACATTTGATTTTCTCCACAATTTGGCATAAACAAATACAGTTAACAAACCTGTGATCAAAAATGCCCACCAAACCCAATTACCAGATACTCCGTTTGTTCTTACAATATCAGTTACCAAATTGGGAGTGTCGGTAGAAAATGTCGTAGCAACCATAGATAAACCAAGTAACCACCATGGCATATTT
Proteins encoded:
- a CDS encoding PLP-dependent aminotransferase family protein — encoded protein: MLRPWKLQIKIDFKVETPIYIQIVNAIIEAIKSGKLQYGTALPGSRKLAELLNVNRNTVVKALGILTVEGWLISKQRKGVFVASDIPEIGSKTKVLNPSKYYKKEQTPLEIIFDDGIPDSKMAPMEELSRAYRRVFNQKSKWKLMGYYNELGTLEFREAIAQMLSFKRGLNIATDHVAITRGSQMAMYLAAQVLFSKGDAVIVENPGYIPAWKVFEKAGATVIPVQTDNEGIRIDEIETILNNNLNVKAVFVTPHHQYPTTVTMSLVRRLKLIDLSNTFGFTIIEDDYDHEFHFEQRPVLPISSHKEIQNYIYIGSMSKVVTPALRMGYLVSNTDFINKISDLRKIIDVQGDIIMELAVLDLIRSGDIRRHLKRATSHYRKKRAYFKQLLETHLADKVTFEVPKGGLAFWIKPNKKVNNKKFHESLLKRNVDIITTNNFGNKSNKNISGLRIGYASLSSEKLKKGLIEIGKLL
- a CDS encoding IS110 family transposase, giving the protein MKSIYLGIDISKKTLDICLVDQKSEAFFKIENKIKAIKKLFKQITTLDAEIFIAMENTGLYNYNLYEVLKDYSFNVYVIDPKHIKRSIGLVRGKNDKVDAKRIATFIERNYQDFDCWKPTSEAVQNIKILMSQRRHKVKTRQAIKQQNKELKTVKRTKIISSSMKINLKEIEQINKHIAAIEKLIKEEIANDSVLEKDIERIRTIPGIGSVTAWTLAVKTDGFVRLTNPRKLACFAGVVPFEQQSGTSLKTKPRVSKMADMQLKSVLQMAAMRAVRMDNDLKHFYLRKVEEGKNKMSVLNAVRNKLIHIAMALIKNKSFYENRLVLS
- a CDS encoding AAA family ATPase, coding for MAIHELTLNTTETSIELDKIHLSASNKEKLNQLLKEFSHAEVLKKYKLAVDHKLLLYGDTGCGKTTTAKAIAQSLNKKILILNLGGVIDSRLGQTAKNIAEVFKKASRENAVLFLDEFDYIGKIRDYDTKDSGEMKRLVNTVIQLIDQLPNNTLLIAATNHSSIIDNALLRRFQLKLEFEMPTNSELDIYYDTLLMQFPKEFRGLDRQYNLSYAEAKDIALRAIKNNIIEAEEANN
- a CDS encoding YggS family pyridoxal phosphate-dependent enzyme — translated: MEHIVNNLEIIHKRIKHACKKANRTSENVRLLLATKTVDTNKIKFALQQGESLIGENKVQELKQKSNALKDIHPEVHFIGHLQSNKIKEVIKWASCIESIDRLSVAQKLQQRLALEEKEIDIYIQVNTSFEDSKFGVSPDQTIELTKEVAKLKNIHIKGLMTIGLLSSESTEIRKCFQCLKQLQQKIKTLHIPNVEMNELSMGMSGDLEIAIEEGATIVRVGTAIFGERIYPDSYYWNETKSDI
- the nagB gene encoding glucosamine-6-phosphate deaminase, which encodes MNINYKPAGQFEETRFEKIHNVIFKNSNEASVVVATEIANLIKEKSKKNEQCVLGLATGSSPIKVYEELVRMHHEEGLSFKNVITFNLDEYYPMDIENIQSYYYFMYEHLFDHIDISPENVHIPDGKINNDDLYQYCIDYEMKIKEAGGLDFQLLGIGRTGHIGFNEPGSHYNSGTRMITLDHITRVDAAPSFLGIENVPRKAITMGIATVRAAKRIVLLGWGQHKATIIKETIEGDVSSHVPATYLQNHQNTTFILDTEAGSELTRNKTPWLVSSLAWTEALKNKAIIWLCELTQKSILSLTDKDYNDNGMSGLLAQEGSAYDLNITMFNKLQHTITGWPGGKPNADDTNRPERANPAKKRVIIFSPHPDDDVISMGGTFDRLVEQGHEVHVAYQTSGNIAVSNQEALKFAEVSQKLNSDSTVTQKIIDTLSTANEYIVDTIEIRQLKGLIRRSESFAATRYLGLNDSNVHFLDLPFYETGKIKKDKLSEVDIAIMCKLIKEIQPHQIYAAGDLADPHGTHKVCLDALFAALEQLKTEPYMKDCWVWLYRGAWHEWGIHEIEMAVPMSPDQVLKKRHAIFCHQSQKDGVMFQGEDSREFWMRAEERNRDTAQKYNALGLADYAAIEAFVRYEF
- a CDS encoding sodium:solute symporter family protein encodes the protein MISLSTFDYVLIIAFFVITLFVGIWVSKKSGKNSSEFFLSGRNMPWWLLGLSMVATTFSTDTPNLVTDIVRTNGVSGNWVWWAFLITGLLTVFVYAKLWRKSNVSTDLEFYELRYSGKPAKFLRKFRAIYLGVIFNVITMSSVTLAAIKIGGIMLGLEPWQTVISAGLITVTFSAIGGFKGVVYTDFILFFVAMGGAIGAAYYLVNLPEVGGIKSLITNEHVVDKLSILPDFNDKHAIITLLIIPLAVQWWSSWYPGAEPGGGGYIAQRMLAAKNENHAIGATFFFNIIHYALRPWPWIIVALASLVIFPDLASIQEAFPNITTDKLGHDLAYSAMLTKLPSGLLGLVLASLVAAYMSTISTQLNWGSSYIVYDFYKQQINPNASEKRLVAVGRIATVILMVFSALLALLLQNALQLFEVLLVFGAGTGLIFILRWFWWRINAWSEITAMFASGIISLVLKLTPAGVYFFDAENGVFPDWSEFPIVVFLTTTIWLIATYVTQPESKEVLRDFYKKTQPGGPGWNHIVDQAKEEKIILKNTSKGWSVPFGILAMLLGCVLIYSIMFATGYWIYGYTTYALILTEIAIVSGYLLIKIWGKIKANIL